The following DNA comes from Hordeum vulgare subsp. vulgare chromosome 3H, MorexV3_pseudomolecules_assembly, whole genome shotgun sequence.
AGCCCGAGCCCCGAGACGGCCAGCTGGACGGACTGACACCGGTGACGCACGCATAGTACAATCCTCAGGATATAATACGTGGCGCTGCCAGCGGATCGCATCGCATCCAGCACTGATCTATGCGACTACGCGGGCGGTGGGCAATGCGACGCTGGCACACACGCGAAAACCCAGGGTTTCTGACGTGCACCAGGAGCATTGTCAACccaaaaagaaggaagaaaacgAACTGCGATTAACCATtggacaccatcatcatcatcacaatTCTAAAGGGAAAACGCTGGTAGTGGACTGTAGTGTCACTCGTGTCAAGATTGTTGTTGCCGCAGAAACATCCAGCACTTTCgaaagtaaaaaaagaaaaagttAAAGCAAAGGAACGAAGACAATAGCTAGGTCATGAGATAGACCGGCTAGCTCACATATATGTAACCACTAGGTGGGCAATTTACATcatgcaaagcaaagcaaagcaaatgaGTGGTCAATTATCCTCCACCCCCCTCCTTTCTTTCCGTCAGTGCACTCCATGGAGCGACGGCCATCACACCCAGCAGAAAACAGCGAAGATTTCTCCTTATATTCTCTGCTCGATGGTAAACCAAAGCCCCCCTAATAATTCGTCGACACGCTCGTCCGTGCCTCCAAGTGCTTGTCGCCTAAAGCCAAATCGCATCTCACAATAATAATCCAGGAAAAAACACATACAAACTCCTGGCCACCACATATCCGCGCCTTTCACAGATTAATTAAGCGATTCAAATCGGGTCGATGCGGATGATTTGGTCTGTGCGCATCGTGGATCGATCCACCAGAAAGCAAGGGCTGATCTAACTCCGACGGTTTTTAAAATTCCAAAGGGGGAGCGCATGGAATCGCCGGCCACACCAGTGGAGGGGCCCGTTCAGACGCATAACCAACTAGCTAATCAATTACTTAACTAACATTTCCTTGGATTAATTGGTTGGTTAGTGCATGATAATCTAACCGGCAGGTCAAGATTGGTTTCTTTATTTCCTCCCTGTCTGGTTTCGGCATCTGATGGAATCAAAGATCCATAGAGATGAAAGCATATAAAAGGCCCCAACTTGGAGATGTGGGCACTATGCTGGCACTAGCTAGATCTCTGTGCTGATCTCGGGTTTCACTTGTTTTAATCCGGCATCACACGATTAGTTTGCTGCTGCTCCATCACCAGTGGAAGGATGAATGGATGGACGCATTTGTTTAGAGAGGGATGGACGCCATCCCGTGGAGGGCGGCAACTTTTGGGGCACAAGGCAAGTTGGCTTCGTGTTTTGGGGCGTGCCACAACACAATCATATGTGCTGCTTGCCCTGCAACTTGCGCCGAGCCATCACAGCAGAACCTAATTTCTACTACCTCCGTTTCGAAATACTCCATCCGTAAAgtaatataaaaacatttaaaacaCTATTTTAATAATCTAAACACTTTATATTAGCTTATTGAGTGAGTAGTATTTActtctttttagatatttcaataTACTATCTACGAACGTATATAAATATATTTAGTCTACATTGAAAactttaaaaagatttatatttataaACGGAAAAAGTACTTGCAAGCAAACCACGGTGAATTTGTGCATTTTCTTTGTGTTTTCTAGGTGAAATGGAGACGGGAACATTGCAACAGTTTTGACCAAGCTGGCTGTTTAAACATCGGTGTCATACATGACAAAGGAAAGGGCAGGAGAAAGAAACAGGGCTGGACGACATGCCATCCAGGTCATCTCGTTTTGATTGGGATCGTTTCCTACTACATGTATTTGACATGTCTTCATAAACATAAAAGATATGTACCTACATGGAGCTTAATTAAGACGGGAAACACGACATGATTCACGAAATCTTTTCTCGCAATCTCCTACGTATACTAAAAAGAAATATAAGTACCGTACCTAATTAAAGTATGTTTAGGTGCTATTATCAACAGTTACAATCACCTGAATTTTCTAAAGACAAGCGCATACCATTTCTTATGGTTATTCTGGTACGATATGCCGTTACAAACCATAAAAAAAAACAATACAATATGGTAGCTTGTGCTGCATGATTGCTTTTTGagataaacaaaacaaaacaatgaTTTAGGGAAAGAAAACACACACCCAGAAAAGTAGGAAGCCCAACCTCCAAAGTTTCAGCATGAAGTTTGTAAAAAATAGCAAAGCCACACTTATTTGAGAACGAACACATGCACAATAATCAACTACCAGACGTCCACATCCCACGTATTGGGCAACTAATCAAACTATACACTTCCAATGTCATACAAATCTTATCCAGGCTCCATCAAGAGCATAATAATACTAATAATAAGATTGAACAATAAATAACAAACAACACAAAAAGGAACTCTTCAACCATATTATTTCCATCAAAACATGTATTACTTGACTAACTTAAATTAAATTAAAACCCTATAGAAGAGAAGATGTGGCATACCCAATTTTCTTTTTCATCACTGCCGCCTACCCGTGACATCCCCCCACCCGCTCTGCATTATTCCTCTCCCCTACCCCTCTTCCTCTCGCTTTTCCCCCCCTCACCGTGGTGCTCGCCACTACTACAATAGCGACCCCGTAAATACCCATAGGGAGAGATCCATCCACCGCACACCCCTACAGTCCACCGAAGACGCCGAAAGAGGGGCTAGGTGGGAAGGACCTTATTCCATCTTTCAATGAGTTGCCACCGCCTCACCtcaatgagtaggacataaacccTAATCGGATTGGAAACTCCAATTAAAAATGGAGCAATTTCCCTTTCATCGACAAGGGCTAGGGTCCACCTCGCCCTAAAGCCACCAGAGACAAGGCAGGCCAGCGGCGGCGTCGACGGAGTCACTTGAACCCTAACCGCCTTGGAGCACAACACAGATGGTTCTACTCCATGATTTGCCTTTGagagaaacaaaacaaaaccaTATCTAGAAACccataaggccttgtttggtttgAGCCTGACCCCGTGTATCAGTCGGGTTCTCATTTTGATTCACGTGTATCACCCAGGCGTGGAATGGTTCCGGGACGATGCCCAAAAACTTGTTTGGTTCAACCCGTGCGTGGAATATCCACAAGTCAATCCACTATGTTGCACTCTAAACCACGGGATAAAATGGAATCGCCATTCACATGTGGAACAAATCCACGCACAACGATGGAATTAACGAGAGGGATTGGTGACAGGGTGGGGTCAATCGATTCCACGCATGGATCAGTTTCACTAGTGGATTCATTCCTTAGTAACCAAACAAAGACTAACACAGGGGAAAGAAGACACACACCCAAAAAAGGAGGGCACCCAACCTCCAAAGTTTCAACACGAAATTTGTTTAAATTTTTTCACAAGGCACACTTGAGAACCAACACATGCACACTAACCAACCACAAGACGTCCACGTCTCCCGTATTGGGCAAGCTAATAATCACAAGCTTACATTTCTGATTGATGATATAGATATGTTATCCAGGCTCCATCAAGACCCAAGAGCATAACAAATAAGCAGTGTGCGAAATAAATAAATCAGCACACACACCACATCGCACCACAAAATATGAAAGCTTCAACCGTATTATTTCCACTAATAAATCATTTAGTACTTTGTTAAATTAAATTAAATGAACACCccagagaagagaagagaagagaagatgtGGCATATCCCATTCTATTTTTTTTTCAGTCGCTGCCCCCCTACCCCTGACATCTGAATAAAATCCACCACTCCAACGCCCCCCCGCTCTGCATtattcctcccctcccccctcccccctcccccctcctcctctcctctctcgcctctccccccaccccgccgcccgccgccggcgACCGACGGAGACACCCGCGGGGAGAGATCCTTCCCGCCGCAGCGGCCCTCCCGAGGCATTCCCCCTCGCCCTCTTCGCTCGAGACGGTGCGTGTTTACTTCGACTCGTCTCCTTGCCGCCATGGATCGCTGCTCGCCTTTTTTTCCTTTGCCCGCTGCTCGGTCCGAGAGGTTAGGTCTTCGAGTGAGCTTTGCCGGGGCGGGATGTGGCCTTGGGTGTGGTCCGAGGAGCTGGCTGTGTGTCTCTCTGTGCGCGTGTGTGCTTCTCGGCTCCTTTTCTTCTGAGCTCCCCCCGCCATTGGGGATCTCCGGGGAGGGAGCCCGCCGTGTTCGCGCGGCTCCAGCGTGCTAGTTTCACGCCAGGAAAAGCCCCCTTCCGATGGATTTTCGGCATTTCATTCGAGGAACGAGCTCGGATGGCAGATTTGTGGAGCTGAAAACGATGTTTCAGAGCACTCCTTATCCCGTGGCCGGCCGGCCTTGCCCACTCCGGAGGAAACTGCTGCTTTAAATTCCACGCTACTTGTCAGGCCGAGAGAAACTCGAGCGAGCTGCCGACCTCATCCTAATTCCATTTCGTTTTAGTATTTTCTGGGGGTGGGGAGGGAGGGGACGCGGTGAGCGAAATGCGCCCCCTGGATTTGCTTGCTGGAAAAGAAGCGAGCTTGGTCAAAATCATGGGCTCCAGGAGCCGCGCATCTCAAATCTAGCATGGAAAGGTCGTGCTCAGCTGGTGGTTTTCGGAAAGGCGCCTCCTGGAGAGCACTGTGTCGTAGGCTCTTGCAGCGGGTAGATTTTTTACCATTCCTATCCATTCCTTTCGTACTGGTGCCGGGAACGTTGCCTTGTCCTGTACTCCCAAGTCCAGGCCTGTTGTTTTCACCGGTCTGAAATGCTTGCAACTGAGAGTGATGTGATCCGCCGATCTGACTCTCTTTTTTTCCTGCTGAATCTTGCAACCAGATGGTGGAGCTCACGAGGTAGTCAAGCATGGACGCAATGGAGGTCGAGGAGAGCCCCCTTCTGGCTATTGATGCCAAGGTACCATCTTAACTGtggttctctcttgattttcaatGACAATATCTGTTGTTCAAGCTAAGTGGTCTGCAGATTATTTgtagttattgtttttgttgattAATGAGATCTATTTTGATTTGCTTTGTAAACTTACATCTTAGTCTAGCAGCACTCTTGATTCCGTTTTACTTGTACAGGATGGATATCTAACAGCTTTGTACTGTATAAAGCAAATAATACTGATTAGAAATTACTGGAACCTTGTATCTTCTCTTGTTTTTGCGCGCGCGGGGGtgggttgtgggggggggggggtgttgtgTATGGCTGCCTAATTTGAAGAAATTGTGTTTTTTGCAGTTACACGCTGGAATGTGCAGAGTGTTTCATCCTGCAGTTTCTAAACTTCTAGGGATTTTCCCGTTCATCGAAGCATCAAGGCCCAGAAGCAAGTCTGGCATACAGGCACTTTGTTCACTGCATGTTGCTCTGGATAAATCCAAAGGTCTTCTTCAACATTGTGCAGATTGCAGCCGGCTGTACCTGGTAAGATTTTTTACCCCTCCCTGCAGAGCACTCTTGATATAATTAGTTGCAAACCTTCCATGGGGCATTTGCGGCATTGCTATTTTTGATATTTGTGTCTTTAGGATAATTAAAATGCCAAACTCTTACACTGATAAAGTGATAATATTCACTTTCAGGCCATCACTGCAGAAACTGTGCATTTGAAGTTTGAGAAATCAAGAAGCCAACTTCAGGAAAGTCTCAGGCGTGTAGAAAGCATAGTAACAGAAGATATTGGCCATAAGGTATGCTGTGCAAAATTCTAATAATTAGCAGAACTAAGTGTGCTTCTGTTTGATTTCCTTGGATTACAAATCCCACATTATGCCCAGTTATTTTATGGTTAAACCATTTAGTAAATTTGTGTGGTATATCCTGACATCCTGATCTCGTCTATGCGCAACAGATTGTAGAGATTATCGGTGAGTTGGAGGAGGTTGTATTTACATTGGATCAATCAGAGAAGGAAGCTGGCGATGAGATCATCAATTTGCTCCAGAGAAACAGCAAAATGAACAGTTCCAGCGATAGTGGGGAGCTTGAGGTCTTTCATATGGCTGCTCTGAAGCTGGGAATTACTTCTTCCAGGGCAGCATTGACTGAGCGAAGAGCCCTCAAAAAGCTAATTGAAAAGGCTCGTTCTGGAGATGATAAGCGGAAGGAGTTTGTTGTGTCCTACTTGTACAATCTCATGAGGAAATACTCGAAATTTTTCAGAAGTGAAGCAGGTGATGATACCGATTCTCAAGGATCAGCCCCATGTTCGCCTACAGTATTAGGCATGGATGACATGTATGGCACCTGCGGTAACAGCCGAGCATTCAGTAGACAGCTTTCGAGCATTCAATCATTTAATTCGAGGTTTGGGTCTTTCAATTCGAGGCTTGGGTCATTCAATTGTAGACCTAGTGGTCCAAGGTCGGAAAACATGTCGATCCCTCCTGAGGAGCTCAGATGTCCCATTTCCTTGCAGCTGATGTATGACCCGGTTATTGTTTCGTCTGGTCAGACTTATGAGCGTGTTTGCATTGAAAAATGGTTTAATGATGGTCACAGCACATGTCCCAAGACTCAGCAACAACTGGCCCACTTGTCTTTGACTCCAAACTACTGTGTTAAGGCCATGATTTCCAGCTGGTGCGAGCAGAATGATTTTCCAGTTCCAGATGGTCCACCGGGATCCTTTGATGTAAATTGGAGGCTTGCTTTAACTGACTCCCAGGCGACGGGCTGTGTGTCTGTTGATAGTTTTGACACTAGCAACATCAAGGGTGTCAAGGTGGTTCCCCTGGAGAACGAGAGAAAAGAAGAAGCGGCAAACAGCGAATCAGGCACATTGGATGATAGCTCTTGTTTTGAGTTTGATATGAATGAGGGGTATCGGAACTTGCTGCTGGTGCTTAATGAAAGAAACAACATACTGAGCCAGTGCAGATTGGTTGAGCAGATAAGATATCTGCTGAAAGACGACGAGGAAGCAAGGATCCAGATGGGCTCAAATGGGTTCGCTGAGGCTCTAGTTCAGTTCTTAAGGTATTCCGTGGAAGAAGGAAATGAGAAGGCACAAGAAGTTGGTGCCATGGCTCTTTTCAACCTTGCAGTCAATAATAATAGGTATGAAGTCTATTTTTTTCAGTTAAATGGTGCTTGTCATTTGCAGCTAGTTGACCTTTGAACATTCGAATATCCATTTTTTGCTTACCAAACCCTATGCTTGTTTATTTCAGAAACAAGGGACTTCTGTTGTCTGCTGGAATAGTGGAACTACTTGAGCAGATGACGTCGAATCCACGCCTAGCTGCTGCAGCCACGGCGCTCTACCTTAACCTTTCCTGCCTCACCGATGCAAAGAGCGTGATCGCTTCCACCCAAGCCGTGCCATTCCTAGTGGACCGGCTGTACAACCACGACGCCAGCGACCCGAAAGCCAGCTCCTGCAAGCATGACGCCCTCTACACGCTGTACAACCTCTCCACCCACCAGGCCAGCATCCCGTCGCTCCTGTCGGCCGGCATCGTGGACGCGCTCCACACGCTCTTGACGGACTCCTCGGTGTCGGAAGGCATCGGATGGACGGAGAAGGCCCTGGCGGTGGCCATCAGCCTCGCGGCGACCCCGGCCGGTCGGAAGGAGATCATGTCGACCCCGGGGCTGGTGAGCACGCTGGCGATGCTGCTGGACACGGGGGAGCCGACGGAGCAGGAGCAGGCGGTGTCGTGCCTGCTGGCGATGTGCGCGGGGGACGACAAGTGCATCGCGCCGGTGCTGCAGGAGGGCGTGGTGCCGTCGCTGGTCTCCGTCTCGGCGACCGGCACGGGGCGGGGCCGGGAGAAGGCCCAGAAGCTGCTGAAGCTGTTCCGGGAGCAGCGGCAGCGTGACGGGGGGCAACAAGCCGCGTCGCAGCAACAGCAGGTCCCGCAGCCGCAGCAGCAGGCTGCGCCGGAGGGAGGGAACGGGAACGGGAACGGCGGGGTGATGGTGTGTCACCGGGAGTCGAAGCCGTTGTGCAAGTCCAAGTCGAGGAAGCTGGGGCGGACGCTGAGCTCGCTGTGGAAGAACCGGGGCTTCTCCCTCTACCAGTGCTAGCAGCAGCAGGCAGGGTTTTTGGGGTCTGGCTCGTCAGTAGGATCTGTACATCTCCCCTCTTTTCTTGCTTCTTCTTCCACTTTGGCGCCGTGGCTGCTGCTTCCTTCGTTTGGGTTAAGTAAGTTGAAAGAGACTAGTGCTTCTTCCCCCCCTCCTCGGTGGGGTGATGTAGGGCATTTCCCCCCTCTTGCCGCCTTGTCATCGCATCACATTGTACAATGTATATATAGCCTTGCCTTGTTATCAGATAGATGCTTCTCTCCATTTCAGCCAAGCAACCGTTTGTTCTCCTTTTGGTCGACACGACGATCCTCTGCTTGCTCACTGACACGTGGGCCCCATGATCTGTGAAGGAGATTtaatcctttttttttctttcttacgACGATAATCCTGCTGCTTGCTCATCCAGGTGGGTTCGTTTTCTCCTGTCACCGATTATCCGCTGTTGATGGGTGAAAAGATGCGGAGGACTCGCCAAGAAAATGACACTGACACGGCGAGGGCCGACCTGAATGGATGCATGAAAGGAGAAAAATTAGAAAGGACCGGCCACCACGGCTTGCGTCTGACAGCGCCAACGAATGAGTCGGGTTCATTCATCACGTGCCGCCCCGTTACTCGCACGGGATGATTGTGCTTTCTAGCTTCTGCCAGGAGCAGGAGATTTTGCCAACCATCCGTCAAGTTTCACTTGGTGGTCGACCGGTTCTGAAGGAGGGGAGGAGCACCGAGAAGCGCCGCTGGCTCCGGAGGGGATTTAATTAGGAGGTCCCGGTTATTCGTGGCGGGAAACCAAGCAAGCAGCCGCGGAGGGGGGGTGCGTCGGCCGTCGGTGGGCGTCGGCGGGCGGGCTCGATGggacgcggcggcggcgacggacggCACGCCGCCACCCCGGCGGCCGGGACAGGGAGAAAAGGGGCCTGAAAAGCGAACCCGATTCCCTCGACCCCGCCCGCTTTTGTTCCCGTTCCGTTCCGTGTGCAGCGATAACATTCCTCTCGCTCTCCGTTCCTGCTTTTTTTGCTTATTCCTTCCGCctgcctcccctcctttccctggaagaggagggggaaggggggCAAGAGGGCCGGccgaccgccgccgccgtcgtcgccgaTGTCGGACCGGGAGCTCCCGCCG
Coding sequences within:
- the LOC123445035 gene encoding U-box domain-containing protein 45-like, which codes for MDAMEVEESPLLAIDAKLHAGMCRVFHPAVSKLLGIFPFIEASRPRSKSGIQALCSLHVALDKSKGLLQHCADCSRLYLAITAETVHLKFEKSRSQLQESLRRVESIVTEDIGHKIVEIIGELEEVVFTLDQSEKEAGDEIINLLQRNSKMNSSSDSGELEVFHMAALKLGITSSRAALTERRALKKLIEKARSGDDKRKEFVVSYLYNLMRKYSKFFRSEAGDDTDSQGSAPCSPTVLGMDDMYGTCGNSRAFSRQLSSIQSFNSRFGSFNSRLGSFNCRPSGPRSENMSIPPEELRCPISLQLMYDPVIVSSGQTYERVCIEKWFNDGHSTCPKTQQQLAHLSLTPNYCVKAMISSWCEQNDFPVPDGPPGSFDVNWRLALTDSQATGCVSVDSFDTSNIKGVKVVPLENERKEEAANSESGTLDDSSCFEFDMNEGYRNLLLVLNERNNILSQCRLVEQIRYLLKDDEEARIQMGSNGFAEALVQFLRYSVEEGNEKAQEVGAMALFNLAVNNNRNKGLLLSAGIVELLEQMTSNPRLAAAATALYLNLSCLTDAKSVIASTQAVPFLVDRLYNHDASDPKASSCKHDALYTLYNLSTHQASIPSLLSAGIVDALHTLLTDSSVSEGIGWTEKALAVAISLAATPAGRKEIMSTPGLVSTLAMLLDTGEPTEQEQAVSCLLAMCAGDDKCIAPVLQEGVVPSLVSVSATGTGRGREKAQKLLKLFREQRQRDGGQQAASQQQQVPQPQQQAAPEGGNGNGNGGVMVCHRESKPLCKSKSRKLGRTLSSLWKNRGFSLYQC